One Desulfocurvibacter africanus subsp. africanus DSM 2603 DNA segment encodes these proteins:
- a CDS encoding glycosyltransferase family 2 protein, with product MSVFEPVFAIVTPSYNQAAFLPKTLESVLTQEGDFRIDYLVKDGGSSDGSVEILARFKSMVDSGELPCRCQGVSFRYDSGRDGGQYEAINAGFAETSGGVMAWLNSDDMYLPGALATVATVFGRFPQVEWLTSNQIKLNGRGMLVELDMVGPFPRRMVQRGLYNGRDNRFIQQESTFWRRSLWDKAGGLDTRYRYAADFDLWTRFARETDLVLVDTLLAAFRRHGNQKTATFERYEREMDAMVTGSHLDKARMLASRAMSRVRGLDRISLCGLTAPAVTYCRETDTWRMRTLRGTRR from the coding sequence ATGAGCGTGTTCGAGCCTGTTTTCGCCATAGTCACGCCTTCCTACAACCAGGCTGCTTTCCTGCCCAAGACGTTGGAGAGCGTGCTGACCCAGGAGGGCGATTTCCGCATCGACTATCTGGTCAAGGACGGCGGCTCCTCGGACGGCTCCGTAGAGATCCTGGCGCGCTTCAAGAGCATGGTGGACAGCGGGGAGCTGCCTTGTCGCTGCCAGGGCGTGTCCTTCCGTTACGATTCGGGCCGGGACGGCGGCCAATACGAGGCCATCAACGCGGGCTTCGCCGAGACGTCGGGCGGCGTCATGGCCTGGCTCAACAGCGATGACATGTACCTGCCAGGCGCGCTGGCCACCGTGGCCACGGTGTTCGGCCGGTTCCCGCAGGTGGAATGGCTGACCTCCAATCAGATCAAACTTAACGGCCGGGGCATGCTCGTGGAGCTGGACATGGTCGGGCCGTTTCCCAGGCGCATGGTCCAGCGTGGGCTTTACAACGGCCGCGACAACAGGTTCATCCAGCAGGAGTCCACCTTCTGGCGGCGCTCATTGTGGGACAAGGCCGGCGGGCTCGACACTCGCTATCGCTATGCAGCCGACTTCGATCTATGGACCCGTTTCGCCCGCGAGACCGACCTTGTGCTCGTGGACACCTTGCTGGCGGCCTTCCGCAGGCATGGGAACCAGAAAACAGCGACGTTCGAGCGCTATGAGCGCGAAATGGACGCCATGGTGACCGGCAGTCATCTGGACAAGGCGCGCATGCTCGCCAGCCGGGCCATGTCCCGCGTGCGAGGCTTGGATCGCATCAGTCTGTGCGGACTGACAGCCCCGGCCGTGACATACTGCCGGGAGACCGACACCTGGCGGATGCGGACCCTTCGGGGAACTCGGCGCTAA
- a CDS encoding glycosyltransferase family 4 protein, with the protein MTAGLLQGKVCMVVFSNYPDDPRVRRDAEALERRGMEVDIVCLREPGEPAREVVKGVNVHRLPVRRKRTGKLRYIYQYASFIGLAAAHLARHAPSRRWDVVHAHNMPDFIVAAAAVPKLMGAKVVLDLHDPMPEVYMSKYGLAENHPAIRGLLGIERWAMNYADHCITANEAFRVLFVSRGCPVERMGVVLNSPDESVFGDWPEPRMRPVGEGPFRLMYHGTIVERHGLDSLLQAVAALRAEGRAVELVVYGEGDFVQEFLRRRDELGLEESVDYRGRVALEEIARVIPEADLGVIPNKRYRFTELNLPTRILEYLSKGVPAVAPDTRGVRDYFNDGTLFFFEPGNVSSLTQTIRRAMDDPAERQSILGLGRVVALRHAWASEQEKLVAIYRDLLVARGVMHATQNVRE; encoded by the coding sequence ATGACCGCCGGCCTGCTGCAGGGCAAGGTCTGCATGGTCGTGTTCTCCAATTACCCAGACGACCCGCGCGTGCGCCGGGACGCCGAGGCCCTGGAACGCCGGGGCATGGAGGTGGATATCGTCTGCCTGCGCGAGCCAGGGGAACCCGCCCGCGAGGTGGTCAAAGGCGTTAACGTGCACCGACTGCCCGTGCGCCGCAAGCGCACCGGCAAGCTGCGCTACATCTATCAATACGCGAGCTTCATCGGCCTGGCCGCGGCGCACCTGGCCCGCCACGCGCCGTCCAGGCGTTGGGACGTGGTGCACGCGCACAACATGCCAGACTTCATCGTGGCCGCCGCAGCCGTGCCGAAGCTCATGGGCGCCAAGGTCGTCCTGGACCTGCACGATCCCATGCCCGAGGTCTACATGAGCAAATACGGCTTGGCGGAAAACCATCCGGCCATACGCGGTCTGCTCGGCATCGAGCGCTGGGCCATGAACTACGCCGACCATTGCATAACGGCCAACGAGGCCTTCCGGGTGCTGTTCGTCTCGCGCGGCTGCCCGGTCGAACGCATGGGCGTGGTCCTGAATTCGCCTGACGAGAGCGTGTTCGGGGATTGGCCCGAACCGCGGATGCGGCCCGTGGGAGAAGGGCCTTTCAGGCTCATGTACCACGGCACCATCGTGGAACGGCACGGACTGGATTCGTTGCTGCAAGCCGTGGCCGCGCTACGCGCCGAAGGCCGGGCCGTGGAGCTGGTGGTCTACGGCGAGGGTGATTTCGTGCAGGAGTTCCTGCGCAGGCGCGACGAGCTGGGCCTGGAGGAAAGCGTCGACTATCGCGGCCGCGTGGCCCTGGAGGAGATCGCGCGGGTCATTCCCGAGGCGGATCTCGGCGTGATTCCCAACAAGCGCTACAGGTTCACGGAGTTGAACCTGCCCACGCGCATTCTCGAATACTTATCCAAGGGCGTGCCCGCGGTAGCTCCAGACACGCGCGGCGTGCGGGACTACTTCAACGACGGCACGCTGTTCTTCTTCGAGCCTGGCAACGTCAGCAGCCTGACGCAAACCATCCGCCGGGCCATGGACGACCCGGCCGAGCGCCAGTCCATCCTTGGGCTGGGACGGGTAGTGGCGCTGCGGCACGCTTGGGCCAGCGAGCAGGAAAAGCTCGTGGCCATCTATCGCGACCTGCTGGTCGCGCGAGGAGTCATGCATGCCACGCAGAATGTCCGTGAATAG
- a CDS encoding glycosyltransferase family 2 protein produces the protein MHRARQWAEKGNSGPLFSIVTVVRNGADSLERTIRSMAIQDFSGYEYLILDGASTDGTMQIVERNAAHVTMFRSEPDKGVYDGMNKALSLCRGEYVYFLNCGDWLAAPDILSRVAAQLAAGRADIVYGNVYNAWLAEERLVRTRILDPRDLLYDTVCHQAMFASRRVFEAIGGFDMRYAICADREWLLRSVLRHGFRLAYTDVPVCVFDGGGLSSNARSKQRKRWENWLLNVRYFPLRSVGFFMRKAVVKLTTTATP, from the coding sequence ATGCACAGAGCGCGGCAATGGGCCGAAAAAGGCAACTCCGGCCCACTCTTCAGCATTGTGACCGTCGTGAGGAACGGGGCCGACAGCCTGGAGCGGACCATCCGCTCCATGGCCATACAGGATTTCAGCGGGTACGAGTACCTGATCCTGGATGGGGCCTCCACCGACGGCACCATGCAGATCGTCGAGCGCAATGCGGCGCACGTGACCATGTTCAGGAGCGAGCCGGACAAGGGCGTCTATGATGGCATGAACAAGGCCTTGAGCCTGTGCCGGGGCGAGTACGTCTATTTTCTCAACTGCGGGGATTGGCTGGCCGCGCCGGACATACTCTCGCGCGTGGCCGCGCAGCTCGCGGCCGGGCGTGCCGACATCGTGTACGGCAACGTGTACAACGCCTGGTTGGCCGAGGAACGCTTGGTTAGGACGCGCATCCTCGACCCTCGGGATCTGCTCTACGACACCGTGTGCCACCAGGCCATGTTCGCCTCGCGGCGAGTGTTCGAGGCCATCGGCGGTTTCGACATGCGCTACGCGATTTGCGCGGACCGCGAGTGGCTTCTGCGCTCAGTGCTCAGGCACGGATTCCGGCTGGCCTACACCGATGTACCCGTCTGCGTCTTCGACGGCGGCGGGTTAAGCTCCAATGCGCGCAGCAAGCAGCGCAAACGCTGGGAGAACTGGCTGCTCAACGTCCGCTACTTTCCACTGCGCAGCGTGGGTTTCTTCATGCGCAAGGCGGTGGTCAAGCTCACGACCACGGCAACACCTTGA
- a CDS encoding glycosyltransferase → MSTAGKDSNKAARVSKGPKSSKAPKGAKASKATKTSKEAKTPRQPKAAKAATASKAARATKEPETFPASRASKRRIVSNDQTPRLPAILQANVFDTRGGAARIAWQLHQAYLAAGLEAFMAVGVKFSDDPRVMALPNDGRRGSWAGPLRRLEHELIRRRVRYLPGVARGLSYLAEPSRFLDAHAGREDFHYPATREMLEMPPLRPGILHAHVLHSGWFDLRELPVLSQSLPTVVTMHDEWIVTGHCAYAMGCERFRFGCGNCPDLQAYPSVKRDATGFNWKRKRNILRRAKLHVAAPSRWLLDRLLQAYPPFEPQARVVRNGIDLHVFRPSYRLDGRSDNRSGNRQDVRAALGLTASDKVVLYMAHGGKDNARKGFGTARQAFLKAAADVGRGTADKHVLLCLGGDMAEERGENWSIRSAGFVSDMAQVARHYQAADVFLHAALQDNYPNTVLEAQACGTPVVATAVGGVPEQIDDGRSGYLVPAGNADAMAAGICRLLHDADRRRAMGERAARTAQERHGLERMAREYLDWYSELLDESAHGQARP, encoded by the coding sequence ATGAGCACGGCAGGCAAGGATTCCAACAAAGCCGCCAGGGTTTCCAAAGGGCCTAAGTCGTCCAAGGCTCCCAAGGGAGCCAAGGCGTCGAAAGCTACCAAGACTTCCAAGGAAGCAAAAACGCCCAGACAGCCCAAGGCCGCCAAGGCGGCCACAGCGTCCAAGGCGGCCAGAGCAACCAAAGAACCGGAAACGTTCCCGGCTTCCAGGGCATCCAAGAGGCGTATAGTGTCCAATGATCAGACACCCCGCCTGCCGGCCATCCTGCAGGCCAATGTCTTCGACACGCGCGGCGGCGCGGCGCGCATAGCCTGGCAACTGCACCAGGCATATCTCGCGGCCGGCCTTGAGGCGTTCATGGCCGTGGGTGTCAAGTTCAGCGACGACCCGCGGGTTATGGCCCTGCCCAACGACGGCAGGCGAGGTTCATGGGCCGGGCCTCTGCGCAGGCTAGAGCACGAGCTTATCCGGCGCCGGGTGCGCTATCTGCCGGGCGTGGCGCGCGGGCTGTCCTACCTGGCCGAGCCGAGCCGCTTCCTTGACGCGCACGCGGGCCGCGAGGATTTCCACTATCCGGCCACGCGGGAAATGCTGGAAATGCCTCCGCTCAGGCCCGGCATCCTGCACGCGCACGTGCTGCACAGCGGCTGGTTCGACCTGCGCGAGTTGCCGGTCCTGAGTCAGTCGCTGCCGACTGTCGTGACCATGCACGACGAATGGATCGTGACCGGTCACTGCGCCTATGCCATGGGCTGCGAGCGTTTCCGCTTCGGCTGCGGAAACTGTCCCGACCTGCAGGCCTACCCGTCAGTGAAGCGTGACGCAACAGGCTTCAACTGGAAGCGCAAGCGCAACATTCTGCGCCGGGCCAAGCTGCACGTGGCAGCGCCGAGCCGTTGGCTCCTGGATCGGCTGCTACAGGCCTACCCACCCTTTGAGCCGCAGGCCAGGGTGGTGCGCAACGGCATTGATCTGCACGTTTTCCGGCCGAGCTATCGACTGGATGGCCGGTCCGATAACCGATCCGGTAACCGGCAGGACGTGAGGGCCGCCCTGGGCCTGACGGCCAGCGACAAGGTTGTGCTGTACATGGCTCATGGCGGCAAGGACAACGCACGCAAGGGCTTCGGCACGGCCAGACAAGCCTTTCTCAAGGCGGCCGCCGACGTGGGCCGGGGCACTGCGGACAAGCACGTCCTGCTTTGCCTGGGCGGCGACATGGCCGAGGAACGCGGCGAGAACTGGTCCATACGCTCGGCGGGGTTCGTGTCCGACATGGCCCAGGTCGCCCGGCATTACCAAGCGGCGGACGTGTTCCTGCACGCTGCCTTGCAGGACAATTACCCGAACACGGTGCTGGAGGCTCAGGCCTGCGGCACGCCCGTGGTGGCCACGGCCGTGGGCGGCGTGCCCGAGCAGATCGATGACGGCCGTAGCGGCTACCTCGTGCCGGCTGGCAATGCCGATGCCATGGCTGCCGGTATTTGCAGACTGTTGCATGATGCAGATCGGCGCAGAGCCATGGGCGAGCGCGCGGCGCGCACGGCCCAGGAGCGTCACGGTCTGGAGCGCATGGCCCGCGAGTACCTGGACTGGTACTCCGAGCTGCTGGATGAATCCGCACACGGGCAGGCTCGGCCATGA
- a CDS encoding flippase, with translation MAKKHQTLHNALFNTASWVFSIGINFVFLPYIVARLGTESYGILVLILAVIGYFAMLELNLGQAMTKYVAEYRAKGDLAQVNDIIGSTMLLYLLLGLAGGAVIFGLADVLATRFLKVPPELQETAMAAFRVGSVGFVLTMLVTAMQSIPWGLNRYDVSSRVTMAMNLLTTLSMVGLLILGYGLLEVVLVNVAVPLLGVLTYMVICRRLLPGIRLRPVFRPGPLKTILRFGLYSSLSRLSGVLRFQADRLLTGAILGLSWVTYYVVPFSLVRKLMTVTYLVGSVILPVVSGFQGKQDHKAIVALYLKASRLITTIAICVCLPLMLFGNRFLGFWMGEEFAAQAGLVVTIITAALLVDAFTNIPSIVVDGMGRPKVTGLFSICTALINLALVYPLGKALGVSGVALAFLGSNLLVGPVFVWYANNRVLGYDLLSLVRRSYLPPLSAGAAAAVLAYLLLAPLATGMLSLLAVMAATSTLFLLLACFTGAINRDELGQAVEYASPLFARFRLLSGRQP, from the coding sequence ATGGCCAAAAAACATCAGACCTTGCACAACGCCCTGTTCAACACCGCGAGCTGGGTCTTTTCCATCGGCATCAATTTTGTTTTTCTGCCTTACATCGTGGCCAGGCTGGGCACCGAATCCTACGGCATCCTTGTGCTCATCCTGGCCGTAATCGGCTATTTCGCCATGCTGGAGTTGAACCTGGGCCAGGCAATGACCAAGTACGTGGCCGAGTACCGCGCCAAGGGCGACCTGGCGCAGGTCAACGACATCATAGGTTCGACCATGCTGCTTTACCTGCTGCTGGGCCTGGCCGGCGGCGCGGTCATCTTCGGCCTGGCCGACGTGCTGGCCACGCGCTTCCTCAAGGTGCCCCCGGAGCTGCAGGAAACAGCCATGGCCGCCTTCCGGGTCGGCTCGGTGGGCTTCGTGCTGACCATGCTCGTCACGGCCATGCAGTCCATACCTTGGGGCCTCAACCGTTACGACGTGAGCAGCAGGGTGACCATGGCCATGAACCTGCTGACGACCCTGTCCATGGTCGGCCTGCTGATCCTGGGTTACGGCCTGCTGGAGGTCGTGCTGGTCAACGTGGCCGTGCCCCTGCTGGGTGTTTTGACTTACATGGTCATCTGCCGGCGGCTCCTGCCCGGCATCCGCCTGCGGCCGGTCTTTCGGCCCGGGCCGCTCAAGACCATCCTGCGCTTCGGCCTGTACTCATCCCTTAGCCGCCTGTCGGGCGTGCTGCGTTTCCAGGCCGACCGCCTGCTCACGGGCGCCATTCTCGGCCTGTCCTGGGTGACCTACTACGTGGTGCCCTTCAGTCTCGTGCGCAAGCTTATGACGGTGACCTATCTCGTGGGCTCGGTCATCCTGCCGGTGGTCAGCGGGTTCCAGGGCAAGCAGGACCACAAGGCCATCGTGGCCCTGTACCTCAAGGCCTCCCGGCTCATCACCACCATCGCCATATGCGTCTGCCTGCCGCTCATGCTCTTCGGCAACCGCTTCCTGGGCTTCTGGATGGGCGAGGAGTTCGCGGCCCAGGCCGGCCTGGTGGTCACGATCATCACCGCCGCGCTGCTGGTGGACGCCTTCACCAACATCCCGTCCATCGTGGTAGACGGGATGGGCAGGCCCAAGGTCACGGGCCTGTTCTCGATCTGCACGGCCCTGATCAACCTGGCCCTGGTCTATCCTCTGGGCAAGGCCCTGGGCGTGAGCGGCGTGGCCCTGGCCTTCCTGGGCAGCAACCTGTTGGTGGGGCCGGTGTTCGTCTGGTACGCGAACAACCGCGTGCTGGGCTACGATCTGCTTTCCCTTGTCAGGCGTTCCTACCTGCCGCCGCTGTCCGCCGGGGCCGCGGCCGCAGTGCTGGCCTATCTGCTCCTGGCGCCCTTGGCCACGGGCATGCTGTCCCTGCTGGCGGTCATGGCCGCCACTTCGACCCTCTTCCTGCTCCTGGCCTGCTTCACGGGGGCCATAAACCGCGACGAACTGGGCCAGGCCGTGGAATATGCCTCGCCTTTGTTCGCCCGCTTCAGGCTTCTCTCCGGGAGGCAGCCATGA
- a CDS encoding glycosyltransferase: protein MLALAMLMDNETDMETPMRYALVTPARNEESTIGRTIAAVARQTRLPERWVVVDDGSTDNTAGVVRDMAKRLPFLRLVSRSSDATYNFGSKVRAFSAGVRELAGVDYEFIGNLDADITLGQTYYETVMRRMLREPKLGLAGGVRRYDHDGKRRYRVLSKPWSVCGAVQFFRRECFEEIGGLMPLKCGSEDALAEIVARMKGWQVRAFPDLVVHHHKRTGGNKGILAARFRQGQADSALRTHPAYEAVKILYRLAEKPYVVGSLTRLAGYCAGNPEERIPENVAAYHRREQLTRLRALFWRGMGVQR, encoded by the coding sequence ATGCTGGCTTTGGCAATGCTCATGGATAACGAGACGGATATGGAAACGCCAATGCGCTACGCGCTGGTCACGCCGGCCCGTAACGAAGAAAGCACCATCGGCCGGACCATCGCGGCCGTGGCGCGCCAGACGCGGCTGCCCGAACGTTGGGTCGTGGTGGACGACGGGAGCACGGATAATACGGCGGGAGTGGTGCGCGATATGGCCAAGCGGCTGCCGTTCCTGCGCCTTGTCTCGCGATCGTCCGACGCGACATACAACTTCGGCTCCAAGGTGCGGGCCTTCAGCGCGGGAGTGCGGGAGTTGGCGGGCGTGGACTACGAGTTCATCGGCAACCTGGACGCGGACATCACCCTGGGCCAGACCTACTACGAGACGGTCATGCGGCGCATGCTGCGGGAGCCGAAGTTGGGGCTGGCCGGCGGCGTGCGGCGCTACGACCATGACGGCAAGCGGCGTTACCGGGTGCTGTCCAAGCCCTGGAGCGTGTGCGGCGCCGTGCAGTTCTTCCGCCGCGAGTGCTTCGAGGAAATCGGCGGGCTCATGCCGCTCAAGTGCGGCAGCGAGGACGCCCTGGCCGAGATCGTGGCGCGCATGAAAGGCTGGCAGGTGAGGGCATTCCCGGATCTCGTCGTGCACCACCACAAGCGCACGGGCGGCAACAAGGGCATCCTCGCGGCGCGCTTCCGCCAGGGCCAAGCCGACAGCGCCCTGCGCACCCATCCGGCCTACGAGGCGGTCAAGATCCTCTATCGACTGGCCGAGAAGCCTTACGTCGTGGGCAGCCTGACCAGGCTGGCTGGCTACTGCGCGGGCAACCCCGAGGAGCGCATCCCCGAGAATGTGGCCGCATACCACCGCCGCGAACAGCTTACGCGGCTGCGCGCGCTCTTTTGGCGCGGCATGGGGGTGCAGAGATGA
- a CDS encoding O-antigen ligase family protein: MTTREATAARQGLGLAAISFLGLMTAAGLAFLPLKAALGGAIGIAAAAVAMFRPEYGLGIFFAMIVFITDTVDGIPGRTLTILDPDPPGFPPATVSFLLFLALLTFFRRVLLERRKSLVSTWGIVAFAGIIALGWLTGQAGGWPLEDLQTDSTRWIYPLLCFFICANILDSYQHIGRFLAIFFAACAVKAALLLAYFAAGRGFIYESYTIVSRDSAELMAFSVMLFLAAALLATGRMRGRQHAFLVLGALPLLGALLFAFRRAHWLGLVLGGLLLWRWSDRIARARFVRYALLGLALAVPLAIMGAVYGERGLSGELARIGARFTTFFDTRQHSNLHHKLEAWYTLQDLLEQPVRGLGIGSKHSPVPSELVGGWLEENQPTEVVHNGFLYIWMKLGLPGLLFILWLGFDTMRRLGRYWRDMPDSPARPLVAGLAAVFGVWLPMLLTGPVFSYRHQSYMLVLFLVLIRNLVALELRRAALEGQAFSEPMPERAESLSGARTT, from the coding sequence ATGACTACACGCGAGGCGACGGCCGCGCGCCAGGGGCTGGGCTTGGCGGCAATCTCCTTTCTCGGCCTGATGACGGCGGCGGGCTTGGCCTTCCTGCCGCTCAAGGCCGCACTGGGCGGGGCCATCGGCATAGCCGCGGCGGCCGTGGCCATGTTCAGGCCGGAGTACGGCCTGGGCATCTTTTTCGCCATGATCGTGTTCATCACCGATACGGTCGATGGCATTCCCGGCAGGACACTGACCATCCTCGACCCGGACCCGCCGGGATTTCCGCCGGCCACGGTCAGCTTCCTGTTGTTTCTGGCCCTGCTGACCTTTTTTCGCAGGGTTCTGCTGGAACGGCGCAAATCCCTGGTCTCGACCTGGGGGATCGTGGCTTTCGCCGGGATTATCGCTCTTGGCTGGCTGACGGGCCAAGCCGGCGGCTGGCCCCTGGAAGACCTGCAGACGGACTCCACACGCTGGATCTACCCGCTGCTGTGCTTCTTCATCTGCGCCAACATCCTGGACTCCTACCAGCACATCGGGCGATTCCTGGCCATTTTCTTCGCTGCCTGTGCGGTCAAAGCGGCCCTGCTGTTGGCCTACTTCGCTGCTGGACGCGGCTTCATCTACGAGAGCTACACCATCGTCAGCCGCGACTCGGCTGAACTAATGGCCTTTTCGGTCATGTTGTTCCTGGCGGCCGCACTGCTGGCCACCGGCAGAATGCGCGGACGCCAGCACGCCTTCCTTGTGCTGGGCGCGCTGCCCTTGCTGGGCGCGCTATTGTTCGCCTTCCGCCGCGCGCACTGGCTCGGCCTGGTCCTGGGCGGGCTGCTGCTCTGGCGCTGGTCGGACCGCATCGCGCGAGCGCGTTTCGTGCGCTACGCCTTGCTGGGCCTGGCCCTGGCAGTGCCCTTGGCCATCATGGGCGCGGTTTATGGCGAACGAGGTTTGTCCGGGGAGCTGGCGCGTATCGGCGCGCGCTTCACCACCTTCTTCGACACGCGCCAGCACTCCAACCTGCACCACAAGCTGGAGGCTTGGTACACGTTGCAGGACCTTCTGGAGCAGCCGGTGCGAGGGCTGGGCATAGGTTCAAAGCATTCTCCGGTGCCGAGCGAATTGGTGGGAGGCTGGCTTGAGGAGAACCAGCCCACGGAGGTCGTGCATAACGGTTTCCTATATATCTGGATGAAGCTGGGCCTGCCCGGACTGCTGTTCATTCTCTGGCTGGGTTTCGATACGATGCGCCGGCTCGGTCGCTACTGGCGTGACATGCCGGACAGTCCAGCGCGGCCGCTGGTGGCCGGCCTCGCCGCGGTGTTCGGGGTCTGGCTGCCCATGCTCCTGACCGGCCCGGTTTTTTCGTACCGGCACCAGTCCTACATGCTGGTGCTGTTCCTCGTGCTCATCAGGAACCTGGTGGCTTTGGAGCTGCGCAGGGCCGCCCTGGAGGGTCAGGCGTTCAGCGAACCCATGCCGGAGAGGGCCGAAAGCCTCTCCGGAGCGCGCACCACCTAG